In one window of Phormidium ambiguum IAM M-71 DNA:
- a CDS encoding peroxidase family protein, translated as MARDTSRDGFSNKALAYTLTHFKPIWDLVQSYEPLKRKLNKFFLNSIIYKLPTRPLPYSLMTLDPKIPGTDLPKKTDTYTSWDSLTDKTYTGRHLPPDPEFNKEGNLPKLEDLKVLFQKIDGKTIYSEKSTLLFPYWVQWFTDSFLRIDQQNRFKNTSNHQIDMCNVYGLTRKQTNLLRAFKDGKFKTQKLKRKDGVEEEYPLFYYSDPENGIVDPQFEGLHAPLNDEKRQPPEKKAKLFAMGVERANVQIGYVMLNTLCIREHNRICDILSKNYPQWDDERLFQTARNIVMVIVLNIIMEEYIFHITPYNFRFFADPEAFTKESWYRENWMAIEFSFVYRWHSALPETFIYDGKQTPMYESLWNNQMLIDKGLGALMEESCSQPGTRIGLFNTPDFPIAGTPYTFIDATELASIKLGRQAQLASYNDYREMCGYPRVTSFKQITGDKYAQQKLKELYGHVDKIEFFVGLYAEDVRENSAIPPLVARVIGIDAFSQALTNPLLAPQIFNKDTFSPVGWEIIQNTKTVSDLVNRNVPQGDRKYKVSFNL; from the coding sequence ATGGCAAGAGATACATCTAGAGATGGATTTAGCAACAAAGCTTTAGCATACACTTTGACTCATTTCAAACCAATTTGGGATTTAGTTCAAAGTTATGAACCACTCAAACGTAAACTCAACAAATTTTTTCTGAATAGTATCATTTATAAACTTCCGACTCGCCCTCTTCCCTATAGCCTAATGACCCTAGATCCCAAAATTCCCGGGACAGATCTTCCCAAGAAAACTGATACATATACTTCCTGGGATTCACTGACAGACAAGACTTATACAGGACGACATTTACCTCCCGACCCGGAATTTAATAAAGAGGGAAACTTGCCGAAACTTGAAGACCTCAAGGTTTTATTCCAAAAAATAGACGGAAAAACAATTTATTCAGAAAAATCTACTTTACTTTTTCCTTATTGGGTACAGTGGTTTACTGATAGTTTTCTGCGGATCGATCAGCAAAATCGCTTCAAGAATACTTCTAACCATCAAATAGATATGTGTAATGTTTATGGGTTAACTCGAAAACAAACAAATCTGCTCAGAGCTTTTAAAGACGGCAAATTTAAAACTCAGAAATTAAAGCGCAAAGATGGCGTAGAAGAAGAATATCCACTCTTTTATTATTCCGATCCTGAAAATGGTATTGTCGATCCGCAATTTGAAGGTTTGCACGCACCTCTTAATGATGAAAAAAGACAACCCCCGGAAAAGAAAGCTAAGCTATTTGCAATGGGAGTCGAACGAGCAAACGTGCAAATTGGCTATGTTATGCTCAACACTTTATGTATTAGAGAACATAATCGAATTTGTGATATTTTGTCAAAAAATTATCCCCAATGGGATGATGAGAGGTTGTTTCAAACCGCAAGAAATATCGTCATGGTGATTGTTTTAAATATCATCATGGAAGAGTATATTTTCCACATTACGCCTTATAATTTTAGATTCTTTGCCGACCCGGAAGCTTTTACTAAGGAAAGTTGGTATCGAGAAAATTGGATGGCGATCGAGTTTAGTTTTGTTTATCGCTGGCATAGTGCGCTTCCTGAAACTTTCATTTATGACGGCAAACAAACACCCATGTATGAATCCCTTTGGAATAATCAAATGTTAATTGATAAAGGTTTGGGTGCTTTGATGGAAGAATCTTGTTCTCAACCTGGCACTAGAATTGGTTTATTTAATACACCGGATTTTCCGATCGCAGGAACACCCTACACCTTTATTGATGCTACTGAACTAGCCAGTATTAAACTAGGGCGACAGGCGCAATTAGCCAGCTATAACGATTATCGAGAAATGTGTGGTTATCCCAGAGTAACTAGTTTCAAACAAATTACAGGAGATAAATATGCTCAACAGAAGTTAAAAGAGTTGTATGGTCATGTTGATAAGATTGAATTCTTTGTTGGATTGTACGCCGAAGATGTACGGGAAAATTCTGCAATTCCGCCTTTAGTAGCACGGGTAATTGGTATTGATGCTTTCTCCCAAGCTTTAACTAATCCTTTGTTGGCTCCGCAAATTTTTAATAAAGATACTTTTTCTCCTGTTGGTTGGGAAATTATTCAAAATACCAAAACTGTTTCCGATTTAGTGAATCGTAATGTTCCGCAAGGCGATCGCAAGTACAAAGTTTCTTTCAATCTTTAA
- a CDS encoding DUF2235 domain-containing protein, with translation MKRLVICCDGTWQNLKSPYPSNVVKLAQAVKPIASDGVPQIVFYDEGIGTEYQKVLGGATGLGIDKNIEDGYRFLSLNYVNGDEIYMFGFSRGAYTVRSLAGMIYCSGLLDRPHVTKTHEAYELYRNRGIKPRDKIAVNYRQTFGGRVPITLLGCFDTVGSLGIPGLAPFKKFHDQLNRRYRFHDTTLNQFIQNALHAVAIDEIREVFDVTPMKPHPDAKNQRVIQKWFPGEHGCVGGGTEEHSGLSDAALKWMIDSVGNLGLNLEFDITAIPTGINPNYECEFKNNPGFFKLAGIKFREVSDAIEDLHESAIYRLKNRRDYRPKNLQKVISKVLENLEQ, from the coding sequence ATGAAGCGTTTGGTAATTTGTTGTGATGGAACTTGGCAAAACTTGAAGAGTCCTTACCCTAGTAATGTGGTTAAGTTAGCTCAAGCTGTAAAACCGATCGCCAGTGATGGGGTTCCACAAATTGTTTTTTACGATGAAGGTATTGGAACTGAGTATCAAAAAGTATTAGGCGGAGCGACCGGACTCGGAATTGATAAAAACATCGAAGATGGCTATCGATTTCTTAGTCTTAACTATGTTAATGGCGACGAAATTTATATGTTTGGTTTCAGTCGTGGCGCATACACTGTTCGGAGTTTAGCCGGAATGATTTATTGCTCCGGTCTTTTAGACCGCCCGCACGTCACTAAAACACATGAAGCTTACGAACTTTACCGTAACAGAGGCATTAAACCAAGGGATAAAATAGCAGTGAATTACCGTCAAACCTTTGGCGGTCGCGTCCCCATCACTTTACTTGGTTGTTTTGACACCGTTGGCTCTCTTGGTATTCCTGGGCTAGCTCCCTTCAAAAAATTTCACGATCAGCTAAACAGGCGCTACAGATTTCATGACACGACATTAAATCAATTTATTCAGAATGCTTTGCACGCTGTAGCGATCGACGAAATCCGCGAAGTTTTCGACGTAACACCCATGAAACCACATCCTGACGCAAAAAATCAACGGGTGATTCAAAAATGGTTTCCAGGGGAACATGGCTGCGTTGGCGGTGGAACGGAAGAACACAGCGGATTATCAGATGCAGCCTTAAAATGGATGATTGATTCAGTAGGTAACTTGGGGTTAAACCTGGAATTTGATATAACTGCAATTCCCACAGGAATCAATCCTAATTATGAATGTGAATTTAAGAACAATCCCGGATTCTTTAAATTAGCAGGAATCAAGTTTCGTGAAGTCAGTGATGCCATTGAAGACCTTCATGAAAGTGCCATCTACCGATTGAAAAATCGCCGAGACTATCGACCCAAAAATCTGCAAAAAGTGATCTCCAAAGTACTGGAAAATTTAGAGCAATAA
- the rplU gene encoding 50S ribosomal protein L21: MTYAIIETGGKQLRVEPGRFYDVELLHVEADTEVTIDKVLFVNNDGDVSIGQPLVAGATVKGTVMRHLRGRKVLVYKMKPKKKTRKKRGHRQEITRLMIDSINLNGTVIGAKKEETSSAPAATAEAAE, encoded by the coding sequence ATGACTTACGCAATTATTGAAACAGGCGGCAAACAATTACGGGTAGAACCCGGTCGCTTTTACGACGTTGAACTACTGCACGTTGAAGCAGATACCGAAGTCACCATTGACAAAGTTTTATTTGTTAACAACGACGGCGATGTAAGTATCGGTCAGCCCTTGGTTGCAGGTGCTACCGTTAAAGGCACCGTAATGCGCCATCTGCGGGGGCGCAAAGTCCTGGTTTACAAGATGAAGCCGAAAAAGAAAACCCGCAAAAAACGCGGACATCGCCAAGAAATTACTCGTTTAATGATTGATTCCATTAATCTGAACGGTACAGTAATTGGTGCGAAGAAAGAAGAAACTTCATCAGCACCAGCAGCTACCGCTGAAGCAGCTGAATAA
- the rpmA gene encoding 50S ribosomal protein L27, translated as MAHKKGTGSTRNGRDSNAQRLGVKRYGGQVVRAGNILVRQRGTKFHPGNNVGIGGDDTLFALIDGIVTFERKGKTRKKVSVYAVPAAEAQTVTA; from the coding sequence ATGGCTCATAAGAAAGGTACTGGTAGTACGCGGAACGGACGTGACTCTAACGCCCAACGTTTAGGCGTGAAGCGCTACGGTGGTCAAGTTGTTCGTGCTGGCAATATTTTAGTTCGCCAACGGGGAACTAAGTTCCACCCTGGTAATAATGTCGGTATCGGTGGCGACGACACTTTGTTTGCCCTCATCGATGGCATTGTTACCTTTGAAAGAAAGGGTAAAACTCGCAAGAAAGTTAGCGTTTATGCTGTTCCGGCTGCGGAAGCGCAAACAGTTACAGCATAA
- the hemB gene encoding porphobilinogen synthase, producing the protein MFPIHRPRRLRTSSQLRRMVRETVLTTNDLIYPLFAVPGQGIAKEVKSMPGVYQLSVDKIVEEAKEVYDLGIPGIILFGIPEDKDADATGAWHDCGIVQKAATAVKEAVPDLVVIADTCLCEYTTHGHCGYLQVGDLSGRVLNDPTLELLKKTAVSQAKAGADIIAPSGMMDGFVQAIREALDEAGYQDTPILSYAAKYASAYYGPFRDAAESTPQFGDRRTYQMDPGNAREALKEIALDIAEGADMLMVKPALAYMDIIWRVKEASNLPVAAYNVSGEYSMVKAAALNGWIDEERVVMETLTSFKRAGSDLILTYHAKDAARWLKA; encoded by the coding sequence ATGTTTCCAATTCATCGCCCTCGCCGTCTCCGCACTTCTTCTCAGTTACGCCGTATGGTGCGGGAAACTGTTCTGACGACGAATGATTTAATATATCCTCTGTTTGCTGTTCCTGGTCAAGGTATCGCTAAGGAAGTTAAGTCAATGCCAGGAGTTTATCAGCTTTCGGTGGATAAGATTGTGGAGGAAGCTAAGGAAGTTTACGATTTGGGGATTCCGGGGATTATTTTGTTTGGGATTCCTGAAGATAAGGATGCTGATGCGACTGGCGCTTGGCATGATTGCGGAATTGTACAAAAGGCGGCGACTGCTGTTAAGGAAGCGGTGCCGGATTTGGTGGTGATTGCTGATACTTGCCTTTGTGAGTATACTACTCACGGTCACTGTGGTTATTTGCAGGTTGGAGATCTGTCGGGGCGGGTGTTGAATGACCCGACTTTGGAATTGTTGAAGAAGACTGCGGTTTCTCAGGCTAAGGCGGGGGCGGATATTATTGCGCCTTCGGGGATGATGGATGGTTTTGTGCAGGCAATCCGCGAAGCGTTGGATGAGGCTGGGTATCAGGATACACCGATTTTGTCTTACGCGGCTAAGTATGCTTCGGCTTATTATGGGCCGTTTCGGGATGCGGCTGAGTCTACGCCTCAGTTTGGCGATCGCAGAACGTACCAAATGGACCCAGGTAACGCCCGCGAAGCACTCAAAGAAATTGCTTTAGATATCGCTGAAGGCGCTGATATGTTGATGGTGAAGCCAGCTTTGGCTTACATGGATATAATTTGGCGCGTTAAGGAAGCTAGCAATTTGCCTGTTGCGGCTTACAATGTTTCTGGTGAATATTCTATGGTGAAAGCGGCTGCTCTCAATGGTTGGATTGATGAGGAACGGGTGGTAATGGAAACTTTAACTAGTTTTAAACGCGCTGGTTCTGATTTAATTTTGACCTATCATGCTAAAGATGCGGCACGTTGGTTGAAAGCTTAG
- a CDS encoding GNAT family N-acetyltransferase: MQCGQIRVCDRQADIDIQQLQDLFKLAAFWAQNRSLEDLEIAIANSDPVISIWDDDRLIGFTRATSDCVFRATIWDVVIHPDYRGQGLGRKLIETLLDHPRIRRVERVYLMTTYQQEFYLKLGFEFPNPSTSMVLYNQRRINSASTKAIEKMFEKTF; encoded by the coding sequence ATGCAGTGTGGTCAAATTCGGGTTTGCGATCGCCAAGCAGATATTGATATTCAACAATTACAAGATTTATTTAAACTTGCTGCTTTTTGGGCGCAAAATCGATCGCTTGAAGATTTAGAAATTGCGATCGCCAATAGCGATCCAGTAATTAGTATTTGGGATGACGATCGCTTAATTGGATTTACTAGAGCTACTTCGGATTGCGTTTTTCGAGCTACAATTTGGGATGTGGTAATTCACCCAGATTATCGAGGTCAAGGTTTAGGCAGGAAATTAATCGAAACTTTGCTCGATCATCCCCGAATTCGGCGCGTGGAAAGAGTTTATTTAATGACTACTTATCAACAAGAATTTTACCTCAAGTTAGGATTTGAATTTCCTAATCCTAGTACTTCTATGGTACTCTACAACCAACGACGGATAAATTCTGCTTCTACAAAAGCGATCGAGAAAATGTTTGAAAAAACATTTTAA
- a CDS encoding sensor histidine kinase, whose amino-acid sequence MNNSQDSHPNISELSEELKLTRAAYHLAAEMSAFKAGFLARISHELRSPLNSLIGLHQLIISDLCESPEEEREFIEQAHASALKLVGLIDEVLNVSRTEYGTNKLDIQPLQLSEVLSQVYDLTHLQAANRNHRLTIETPAPDIFVLADPRWLRQVLLNLVDTPLKYIEPINVKVSVHLDPALEYVNIWIEDERPLEALTEPIDLLKTISEDKEPLPINGDFTLSSGLSLMMSQTILELMNGHLEVIGVPSVEDNSKFTKIQCSIPWCTQEIMDAEK is encoded by the coding sequence ATGAACAACTCTCAAGATTCTCATCCTAATATTTCGGAGCTTTCCGAAGAACTTAAGTTAACTCGTGCAGCTTATCATTTAGCTGCGGAAATGAGTGCGTTTAAAGCAGGTTTTTTGGCAAGAATTTCTCATGAATTGCGATCGCCTTTAAATAGCTTAATCGGTCTGCACCAATTAATTATTTCAGATTTGTGTGAAAGTCCCGAAGAAGAACGAGAATTTATTGAACAAGCTCATGCTTCCGCTTTAAAACTAGTAGGATTAATTGATGAAGTTCTCAACGTTTCTCGTACTGAATACGGTACTAATAAATTAGATATTCAACCTTTACAGTTATCAGAAGTTCTTTCTCAAGTTTATGATTTAACTCATTTGCAAGCTGCGAATCGCAATCATCGTTTAACAATTGAAACGCCTGCGCCAGACATTTTTGTATTAGCAGATCCTCGCTGGTTAAGACAAGTATTGTTAAATTTAGTAGATACTCCACTAAAATATATCGAACCAATTAATGTCAAAGTTTCTGTACATTTAGATCCGGCATTAGAATATGTTAATATTTGGATAGAAGATGAACGTCCCCTAGAAGCTTTGACTGAACCAATAGACTTATTAAAAACTATTTCAGAAGATAAGGAACCCTTACCTATAAATGGAGATTTTACTCTTTCATCAGGATTATCTTTGATGATGAGCCAAACTATTTTGGAACTTATGAATGGGCATTTAGAAGTTATAGGCGTTCCTTCTGTTGAAGACAATTCAAAATTTACTAAAATTCAATGTTCAATTCCTTGGTGTACTCAAGAAATAATGGATGCAGAAAAGTAG
- a CDS encoding L-threonylcarbamoyladenylate synthase produces the protein MKVSIDALVSSAKSGAVVSFPTDTVPALAVLPEKSHLIFETKQRSQDKPLILMGATAEELWPFCLGSQQELQIWREVADRYWPGALTLVLPASDKVPITVNPLDPTTIGIRVPNSSIARQILAQTGPLATTSANLSGQPPLETMAEIEAQFPRVQILIWNDELKNQPGVPSTVAKWMDNGWQILRQGEIKLW, from the coding sequence ATGAAGGTTTCAATAGATGCCTTGGTAAGTAGTGCAAAATCTGGCGCTGTCGTCAGCTTTCCCACAGATACAGTCCCAGCATTAGCTGTTTTACCAGAAAAATCTCATTTAATCTTTGAAACTAAACAACGAAGTCAGGATAAGCCACTAATTTTGATGGGGGCGACTGCGGAAGAACTTTGGCCTTTTTGTCTCGGTAGTCAACAAGAATTGCAAATTTGGCGGGAAGTTGCCGATCGCTATTGGCCAGGTGCGTTAACTTTAGTATTACCTGCTTCTGATAAAGTACCAATTACAGTAAATCCACTCGATCCGACTACTATTGGTATCAGGGTGCCCAATAGCAGTATAGCTCGCCAAATCTTAGCGCAAACAGGGCCATTAGCCACTACTAGTGCTAATTTATCCGGTCAGCCACCTCTAGAAACTATGGCAGAAATTGAAGCCCAATTTCCCCGCGTCCAGATTTTGATCTGGAATGATGAATTAAAGAATCAGCCAGGTGTTCCTTCCACAGTTGCCAAATGGATGGATAATGGTTGGCAAATCCTTCGCCAAGGAGAAATTAAGCTCTGGTAA
- the prmC gene encoding peptide chain release factor N(5)-glutamine methyltransferase, which translates to MGNKNFPFRINSEEMSQEKLVSGLELWQWRIAAINEGKLADVSPMEVDWILQEVAGLDTLSLRLESFKDRSQIPLTIPLAKLNELWQKRLTERLPVQYITGITPWRNFSLIVSPAVLIPRPETECLIDLAVEAVQGGRGAGGQGGRGAEIQSLQSPIHWADLGTGSGAIAIGLADVFPHAIIHAVDRSPEALNIAQENARRLGFASRINFYQGSWFTPLQKLKGKLTGIVSNPPYIPSNIVPTLQPEVANHEPHLALDGGNDGLDCLRLLATLAPEYLVPGGIWLVETMAGQTEAVVKLLNDRGSYYNVQVFADLSGIDRFVLAYRSK; encoded by the coding sequence ATGGGAAATAAAAATTTCCCTTTCCGCATCAATAGTGAAGAAATGTCTCAAGAAAAGTTGGTTTCTGGCTTAGAACTTTGGCAATGGCGAATAGCGGCTATTAATGAAGGAAAGTTGGCTGATGTTTCGCCAATGGAAGTGGATTGGATTTTGCAGGAAGTTGCAGGTTTAGATACTTTATCTCTGCGTTTGGAGTCGTTCAAAGATCGATCGCAAATTCCCCTCACTATCCCACTAGCCAAGTTAAATGAACTGTGGCAAAAGCGGCTAACAGAAAGATTGCCAGTGCAATATATTACTGGAATTACTCCTTGGCGCAATTTCTCTTTGATTGTTTCCCCCGCAGTGCTGATTCCTCGCCCGGAAACGGAATGTTTGATTGATTTGGCGGTAGAGGCAGTGCAGGGAGGCAGGGGGGCAGGGGGGCAGGGGGGCAGGGGGGCAGAAATTCAAAGTCTCCAGTCCCCGATACATTGGGCAGATTTGGGTACGGGAAGTGGTGCGATCGCAATTGGTTTGGCAGATGTTTTTCCTCATGCCATAATTCATGCTGTGGATCGAAGTCCAGAAGCACTAAATATTGCTCAAGAAAATGCTCGACGTTTAGGTTTTGCGTCCAGAATTAACTTTTATCAAGGTTCTTGGTTTACACCTTTACAAAAATTAAAAGGCAAATTAACAGGAATAGTCTCAAATCCACCCTATATTCCTAGTAATATTGTGCCTACTTTACAACCGGAAGTCGCAAATCATGAACCACATTTAGCCCTTGACGGGGGCAATGATGGATTAGATTGTCTCCGTTTATTAGCAACATTAGCACCGGAATACTTAGTTCCGGGAGGGATTTGGTTAGTAGAAACAATGGCGGGACAAACTGAAGCAGTAGTAAAATTATTAAACGATCGAGGAAGCTACTACAACGTTCAAGTCTTTGCTGATTTGTCAGGAATCGATCGCTTTGTATTAGCTTATCGTTCAAAATAG
- a CDS encoding Tic22 family protein: MKSIFRKGASLAIVGGTLLSSLLIGTLEVLALSQEQILQKLAPVLVFTINNENGQTVIREIRNQQQNSTAKVAGIFISQKDAQDFLNKMKTENPQLANNMQVVPRSLADIYQLEEANKNKPEALNFAYVPTKEQVDSALTVLRQSGQNIQEFNGVPLFVLSGGPNKNYLAAQRGNQQIIPFFFSKAEVQAEAERIKKQQPDLASSLQIDVVPLEGLIEAWKNRKEEWLSKIELIPAKESRDLLRTLLTEMQQNNPNRPASGNPAAPTQNPPQNNQSRPTNSPANNQQRR; this comes from the coding sequence ATGAAATCGATTTTCCGCAAAGGCGCATCTCTGGCTATTGTTGGCGGTACATTGTTAAGTTCTCTACTTATTGGTACTTTAGAGGTACTAGCTCTTTCTCAAGAACAAATTTTGCAAAAGTTAGCGCCTGTGCTAGTTTTTACCATTAACAACGAAAATGGTCAGACAGTAATTCGGGAAATTCGCAATCAGCAGCAAAACTCTACAGCAAAAGTTGCTGGGATTTTTATCAGTCAAAAGGATGCTCAAGATTTTTTGAATAAAATGAAAACTGAGAATCCTCAACTGGCTAATAATATGCAGGTGGTACCGAGGTCTTTAGCAGATATTTATCAGCTAGAAGAGGCGAATAAAAATAAGCCAGAAGCACTAAATTTTGCTTATGTTCCTACTAAAGAACAGGTGGATTCGGCTTTAACAGTGTTGCGCCAAAGTGGGCAAAATATCCAAGAATTTAACGGTGTACCTTTGTTTGTTCTTAGCGGTGGCCCGAATAAAAATTATTTGGCGGCTCAACGAGGAAATCAGCAAATTATTCCTTTCTTTTTCAGTAAAGCAGAAGTGCAAGCCGAAGCTGAACGGATTAAAAAACAACAACCGGATTTGGCATCTTCATTGCAAATAGATGTAGTTCCTTTGGAAGGTTTAATAGAAGCTTGGAAGAATCGAAAAGAGGAATGGTTAAGTAAAATTGAGTTGATTCCAGCAAAAGAATCAAGGGATTTGTTACGGACTTTGTTGACTGAAATGCAGCAAAATAATCCAAATCGTCCGGCATCGGGAAATCCAGCAGCACCAACACAAAATCCCCCACAAAATAATCAATCTCGTCCCACAAATAGTCCAGCGAATAATCAGCAACGTAGGTAA
- a CDS encoding ABC transporter substrate-binding protein: MNHLNRTLTRSNLLGFAGALTLLLLAAACQNNASSSSGLKIGTLLSITGDLSQFGASMQDSANLLVKTVNSCDGVLGQPVQLISENDQTNPAAGAAAMTKLAEVNRVGGVIGATGSSVSSAAVDIAVRNQVVQISPSSTSPVFTERAKKGDFKGFWFRTAPPDSFQGEALAKLARSRGFKSVSVLAINNDYGRGLVNSFSSAFAPLGGKVLNQAKPTYYPPDASSFESEVAEAFRGNPDAVLLVAYPETGSLILKAAYQQGLLGKKTQVMLTDGMKDAKIAELVGKNAQGGFISAGMIGTSASAGGGALKQFSDRYTSTHKRQPTVYAPNTWDAAAVLVLAAEAAKSTSGAAIKDKIRAVANPPGQNVSDVCQALSLIRQGQEINYQGASGNLDFDSQGDVTGSYDVWTIDKSGQLKVISTISVRGS; this comes from the coding sequence ATGAATCATCTCAATAGAACTCTAACACGGTCAAATTTGCTAGGTTTTGCAGGAGCATTAACTCTACTCTTACTAGCTGCTGCTTGTCAAAATAATGCTTCTTCGAGTTCTGGACTTAAAATTGGCACTCTGCTGTCAATAACGGGAGATTTGTCTCAGTTTGGCGCTTCTATGCAAGATAGCGCTAATTTGCTAGTGAAAACAGTGAATAGCTGTGATGGGGTTTTAGGTCAGCCAGTACAATTAATTTCTGAAAATGACCAAACTAACCCTGCTGCTGGTGCGGCGGCTATGACTAAGTTAGCAGAGGTAAATCGAGTTGGGGGAGTGATAGGGGCTACCGGAAGTTCGGTTTCTAGTGCTGCGGTGGATATTGCGGTAAGAAATCAAGTAGTCCAAATTTCTCCTTCGAGTACTAGTCCGGTGTTTACTGAAAGAGCGAAAAAAGGTGATTTTAAGGGTTTTTGGTTCCGTACTGCGCCGCCAGATAGCTTTCAAGGTGAAGCTTTAGCCAAATTAGCCCGCTCTAGAGGTTTTAAAAGCGTTTCGGTTCTGGCGATTAATAATGACTATGGCAGAGGTTTGGTAAATTCCTTTTCTTCGGCTTTTGCGCCTTTGGGTGGCAAGGTTTTAAATCAAGCTAAGCCTACTTATTATCCCCCTGATGCTTCCAGTTTTGAATCGGAGGTAGCGGAAGCTTTTCGGGGTAATCCCGATGCGGTTTTATTAGTTGCTTATCCAGAAACTGGAAGTTTAATTTTAAAAGCAGCGTATCAGCAGGGTTTGTTGGGGAAAAAAACCCAAGTGATGCTGACGGATGGGATGAAAGATGCGAAGATTGCAGAATTGGTGGGGAAAAATGCTCAAGGGGGATTTATTAGTGCGGGGATGATTGGTACTTCGGCTAGTGCTGGAGGTGGGGCTTTAAAGCAGTTTAGCGATCGCTATACTAGTACTCATAAACGTCAACCCACCGTATATGCTCCTAATACCTGGGATGCCGCCGCAGTGTTAGTATTAGCCGCAGAAGCAGCCAAATCTACTTCTGGTGCAGCGATTAAAGATAAAATCCGCGCCGTAGCTAATCCGCCTGGACAGAATGTTTCCGATGTTTGTCAAGCACTTTCCTTGATTCGCCAAGGTCAAGAAATTAACTATCAAGGCGCTAGTGGTAATTTGGACTTTGACTCTCAAGGGGATGTGACTGGGAGTTATGATGTTTGGACAATAGATAAAAGCGGACAGCTGAAAGTGATTAGTACAATCAGTGTCCGAGGTTCCTAA
- a CDS encoding GNAT family N-acetyltransferase encodes MGFWKSWFSDFDNASSTGAKQVEEYPIAGTGDSPNRNGRIFFSTDRDIDLYELEELCDAVGWSRRPLRKVKKALQHSFLVGSMWEVKGNRKRLIGFARATSDHAFNATIWDVVVHPDFQGKGLGKALMKYMIKKLRSEDISNITLFADPHVLDFYHGLGFVSDPEGIKGMFWYPN; translated from the coding sequence ATGGGTTTTTGGAAAAGCTGGTTTAGCGATTTTGACAACGCCTCTTCAACTGGGGCTAAACAAGTAGAAGAATATCCGATCGCAGGTACAGGAGATTCGCCTAACCGTAATGGTCGCATATTTTTTTCTACCGATCGGGATATTGATTTATACGAACTAGAAGAACTCTGCGACGCAGTAGGATGGTCACGCCGTCCCCTGCGAAAGGTCAAAAAGGCTCTTCAACACAGTTTCCTTGTGGGTTCCATGTGGGAAGTCAAAGGCAACCGCAAGCGCCTGATTGGTTTTGCTAGAGCTACTTCAGACCACGCCTTTAATGCCACTATCTGGGATGTAGTAGTTCACCCTGATTTTCAAGGCAAAGGTCTTGGTAAGGCGCTAATGAAGTACATGATTAAAAAACTCCGCAGTGAGGATATTAGCAACATTACTTTATTTGCCGATCCTCATGTGCTGGACTTCTATCATGGTTTAGGTTTTGTTTCTGACCCGGAAGGGATTAAGGGGATGTTTTGGTATCCCAATTAA